A genome region from Microbacterium terricola includes the following:
- a CDS encoding FAD-binding oxidoreductase: MTLSDAAVDSRAARLRAALGDRIVLAGDAEYDTVRLPWNRAIDQRPFAVARPESAEEVVDIVRAAAASGLRVAPQSTGHAAGALAGSDLSDVVLVSLAGMRGATVDAEARTALVLGGSQWNDVLAVAAPHGLTALHGSAGDVSVVGYALSGGLSFYGRAHGLAVGSVRDVQLVTADGTLVRASAMENPDLFWAVRGGSGAFGIVVSLEIDLLPYADVFAGMLLWDAARASEVAHAWARWTTELPESVSTSLRLMHFPPIPELPPFLSGRSVLVIDGAILEADAAAAAILDPLRALGPEIDTFARIPSAALVAVHMDPPEPSPAVSGHAMLRAVPAEAIDAFVSAAATQGPTVSELRHVGGAAARRPDGGGAVASIKADYLVGGVGMVPVPELAVPAAAAVQRLVAALAPWHADACALTFIDGGEVDRALGFGASADRLRDLKHRYDPDGLFVAAHPVG; encoded by the coding sequence ATGACGCTTTCCGACGCCGCCGTCGACTCCCGCGCCGCCCGCCTGCGCGCCGCATTGGGCGACCGCATCGTCCTCGCCGGCGACGCCGAGTACGACACCGTGCGACTGCCGTGGAATCGCGCGATCGACCAGCGCCCGTTCGCGGTCGCCCGGCCGGAGTCCGCGGAGGAGGTGGTCGACATCGTGCGGGCGGCCGCCGCATCCGGTCTCCGGGTCGCGCCGCAGTCCACCGGACATGCGGCGGGTGCGCTCGCCGGCAGCGACTTGTCGGACGTCGTGCTCGTCTCGCTCGCCGGCATGCGCGGCGCCACCGTTGACGCGGAGGCGCGCACCGCGCTCGTGCTCGGCGGCTCGCAGTGGAACGACGTGCTCGCCGTCGCTGCGCCGCACGGGCTCACCGCCCTGCACGGCAGCGCCGGCGACGTCTCCGTCGTCGGCTACGCCCTCAGCGGCGGCCTGTCGTTCTACGGCCGCGCCCACGGGCTCGCGGTCGGCAGCGTCCGGGACGTGCAGCTCGTCACCGCCGACGGCACCCTCGTGCGCGCGAGCGCCATGGAGAACCCCGACCTCTTCTGGGCTGTCCGGGGCGGCTCAGGCGCGTTCGGCATCGTCGTCTCCCTCGAGATCGACCTCCTCCCGTATGCCGACGTGTTTGCGGGCATGCTGCTCTGGGACGCCGCGCGCGCGAGCGAGGTCGCGCACGCCTGGGCCCGATGGACGACGGAGCTGCCCGAGAGCGTCAGCACATCGCTGCGCCTCATGCACTTCCCGCCGATCCCCGAGCTTCCGCCGTTCCTCAGCGGTCGGTCCGTGCTCGTGATCGACGGCGCGATCCTCGAGGCGGATGCGGCGGCCGCGGCGATCCTGGACCCCCTCCGTGCCCTCGGGCCCGAGATCGACACGTTCGCCCGGATCCCATCAGCGGCTCTCGTCGCGGTGCACATGGATCCCCCCGAGCCGTCGCCGGCGGTCTCGGGACACGCGATGCTCCGGGCGGTCCCCGCGGAGGCGATCGACGCCTTCGTCTCGGCGGCCGCGACCCAGGGGCCCACGGTGTCCGAGCTGCGGCACGTGGGGGGTGCCGCAGCTCGGCGACCCGACGGCGGGGGAGCGGTCGCGTCGATCAAGGCGGACTACCTCGTCGGCGGCGTCGGCATGGTCCCGGTGCCGGAGCTCGCGGTGCCCGCGGCCGCCGCCGTGCAGAGGCTCGTCGCGGCGCTCGCGCCGTGGCACGCCGACGCGTGCGCGCTCACGTTCATCGACGGCGGCGAGGTGGACCGCGCCCTCGGCTTCGGCGCGTCGGCCGATCGCCTCCGCGATCTGAAGCACCGGTACGACCCTGACGGGCTCTTCGTCGCCGCCCACCCGGTCGGGTAG
- a CDS encoding SDR family oxidoreductase has translation MLPETAAPADLPPSGIDPAELAVTLKVLGGMAGLDEAHPDFVAVRQATAKMFKAVKKARRREIREAIAEADRAVVAATATGAPDRIDDETRGIPISTATTAPTAGTLIKARGCYICKQPYTVVDAFYHQLCPACAAMSHAKRDARTDLTGKRALLTGGRAKIGMYIALRLLRDGAHTTITTRFPRDAVRRFSSLPDAADWIDRLKIVGIDLRDPAQVIGLAEDVASAGSLDILINNATQTVRRSPGAYQPLVDAELAPLPNGPLPELVTFGHTNDQHPQALERSVSAHPILAAAAARADELTEQAMSAGSSSLERLAAGTAIDAGGLIPDLDHINSWTQRVEEVDPLEMLEVQLANTTAPFILISKLRPLLAASEARRTYIVNVSAMEGVFNRGYKGPGHPHTNMAKAAVNMLTRTSAREMFESDGILMTSVDTGWITDERPHPTKVRLAEEGFHAPLDLVDGAARVYDPIVRGEAGDDLFGVFLKDYAPGAW, from the coding sequence GTGCTTCCCGAGACTGCTGCCCCTGCCGACCTGCCGCCGAGCGGCATCGACCCGGCGGAGCTTGCGGTGACCCTCAAGGTCCTGGGTGGCATGGCCGGCCTCGATGAGGCGCATCCCGACTTCGTGGCCGTCCGCCAGGCCACCGCGAAGATGTTCAAGGCCGTGAAGAAGGCGCGCCGGCGCGAGATCCGCGAGGCCATCGCCGAGGCGGACCGCGCCGTGGTCGCGGCGACCGCGACGGGCGCCCCCGACCGCATCGACGATGAGACACGCGGCATCCCGATCAGCACCGCCACCACCGCGCCGACGGCCGGGACCCTGATCAAGGCGCGCGGCTGCTACATCTGCAAGCAGCCGTACACGGTCGTCGACGCGTTCTACCACCAGCTCTGCCCCGCATGCGCGGCGATGAGCCACGCCAAGCGCGACGCCCGCACCGATCTCACCGGCAAGCGCGCGCTGCTCACCGGCGGCCGGGCGAAGATCGGCATGTACATCGCGCTGCGCCTGCTGCGCGACGGCGCCCACACGACCATCACGACGCGGTTCCCCCGCGACGCGGTGCGGCGGTTCAGCAGCCTTCCCGACGCCGCCGACTGGATCGACCGGCTCAAGATCGTCGGCATCGATCTGCGCGACCCGGCGCAGGTGATCGGGCTGGCTGAGGACGTCGCATCGGCCGGCAGCCTCGACATCCTCATCAACAACGCCACGCAGACCGTCCGCCGCTCCCCCGGCGCGTACCAGCCGCTCGTCGACGCCGAGCTGGCGCCCCTGCCGAACGGACCGCTGCCTGAACTGGTGACCTTCGGCCACACCAACGACCAGCATCCGCAGGCTCTCGAACGGTCGGTGTCGGCGCATCCGATCCTCGCCGCCGCGGCCGCGCGCGCCGATGAGCTGACCGAGCAGGCCATGTCTGCCGGGTCGAGTTCGCTCGAGCGCCTCGCCGCGGGCACCGCGATCGACGCGGGCGGCCTCATCCCCGACCTCGACCACATCAACTCCTGGACGCAGCGCGTCGAGGAGGTCGACCCGCTCGAGATGCTCGAGGTGCAGCTCGCGAACACCACCGCGCCGTTCATCCTCATCTCGAAGCTGCGTCCGCTGCTCGCCGCGAGCGAGGCCCGCCGGACATACATCGTGAACGTCAGCGCGATGGAGGGCGTGTTCAACCGCGGCTACAAGGGACCCGGGCACCCGCACACCAACATGGCCAAGGCGGCGGTCAACATGCTGACCCGCACGAGCGCCCGCGAGATGTTCGAGAGCGACGGCATCCTGATGACGAGCGTCGACACGGGGTGGATCACCGACGAGCGCCCGCATCCCACCAAGGTGCGCCTGGCCGAGGAGGGCTTCCACGCTCCGCTCGATCTCGTCGACGGCGCTGCCCGCGTGTACGACCCGATCGTCCGCGGCGAGGCCGGCGACGATCTGTTCGGGGTGTTCCTCAAGGACTACGCGCCCGGCGCATGGTGA
- a CDS encoding ABC1 kinase family protein — translation MVQAWWFELFLPRIGLARLAARGRSARLHGIARSFHTLAVSLGGLMIKVGQFMSSRLDVLPPEITKELEGLQDEVPAVDFAAIRELAERELGLPLDRAFASVDPVPVAAASLGQAHRARLVDADAAETGFADVVVKVQRPGIDEIVAVDLAALRKVAVWLSRVRVVAEHVDLPGLVEEFADTSSDEIDYLHEARNAERFREAFADDPRVDAPEIAWERTTRRVLTLQDVTAIKINDVDGLRAAGIDPSEVATEFASVMFDQLFTGGFFHADPHPGNIFVTPTDPPVPDGERAWRLTFIDFGMMGEVPDGLRRGLRQLIIAVAARDGKRLVDSIRDVGVLLPSADTAELERAMTALFARFGGMGFAELQQVDPREFRDFATEFGDLVRTMPFQLPENFLLIVRAISLTSGMCSGLDPDFNIWDAVEPYAAGLLRDERGNVVQAFAKEALDVAGIAVRLPRRMDDALTRLENGRVAVENPRLERRVSLLERTARRVISAVLFAGLFIGGAVLRPDEPVLGTILMVTSLAPLLHALFAGAAGRR, via the coding sequence ATGGTGCAGGCATGGTGGTTCGAGCTGTTCCTCCCGCGCATCGGCCTCGCCAGGCTCGCTGCGCGGGGTCGCAGCGCGCGACTGCATGGCATCGCCCGCAGCTTCCACACGCTCGCGGTGTCGCTCGGCGGGCTGATGATCAAGGTGGGCCAGTTCATGTCGTCGCGGCTCGACGTGCTCCCGCCGGAGATCACGAAGGAGCTGGAGGGGCTCCAGGACGAGGTGCCTGCCGTCGACTTCGCAGCGATCCGCGAGCTCGCCGAGCGCGAGCTCGGCCTGCCGCTCGATCGGGCCTTCGCGTCGGTCGATCCCGTGCCGGTGGCAGCGGCATCCCTCGGTCAGGCGCATCGCGCCCGGCTGGTCGACGCCGATGCGGCTGAGACCGGATTCGCCGACGTCGTGGTGAAGGTGCAGCGGCCGGGGATCGACGAGATCGTCGCCGTCGACCTCGCCGCACTGCGGAAGGTCGCCGTCTGGCTCAGCCGGGTGCGCGTGGTGGCGGAGCACGTCGACCTGCCTGGTCTGGTCGAGGAGTTCGCCGACACCAGCAGCGACGAGATCGACTACCTGCACGAGGCGCGCAACGCCGAGCGCTTCCGGGAGGCCTTCGCGGACGACCCGCGGGTGGACGCTCCCGAGATCGCGTGGGAGCGCACGACCCGCCGGGTGCTGACCCTGCAGGACGTCACGGCGATCAAGATCAATGACGTCGACGGTCTGCGTGCAGCGGGCATCGACCCGTCGGAGGTGGCCACCGAGTTCGCCTCCGTGATGTTCGACCAGCTGTTCACCGGCGGGTTCTTCCACGCCGACCCCCACCCTGGCAACATCTTCGTCACGCCCACAGACCCGCCCGTGCCCGACGGCGAGCGGGCATGGCGGCTGACCTTCATCGACTTCGGGATGATGGGCGAAGTGCCGGACGGGCTGCGGCGAGGGCTCCGGCAGCTGATCATCGCGGTCGCCGCGCGGGATGGGAAGCGCCTGGTCGACAGCATCCGCGATGTCGGCGTCCTGCTCCCCTCCGCCGACACCGCCGAGCTGGAGCGGGCGATGACGGCGCTGTTCGCCCGGTTCGGCGGGATGGGCTTCGCCGAACTGCAGCAGGTGGACCCGCGCGAGTTCCGGGACTTCGCGACCGAGTTCGGCGACCTCGTCCGCACGATGCCCTTCCAGCTGCCGGAGAACTTCCTGCTCATCGTGCGAGCCATCTCGCTGACGTCGGGCATGTGCAGCGGACTCGACCCCGACTTCAACATCTGGGATGCGGTCGAGCCCTACGCCGCAGGGCTCCTCCGTGACGAGCGGGGCAACGTCGTGCAGGCGTTCGCGAAGGAGGCGCTGGATGTGGCCGGCATCGCCGTGCGGCTCCCGCGCCGAATGGACGATGCGCTCACACGGCTCGAGAACGGCCGGGTCGCGGTCGAGAACCCTCGGCTGGAGCGCCGGGTGTCGCTGCTCGAGCGGACCGCGCGCAGGGTGATCTCGGCGGTGCTGTTCGCCGGGCTGTTCATCGGCGGGGCGGTGCTGCGTCCGGACGAGCCGGTGCTCGGCACCATCCTGATGGTCACGTCGCTCGCGCCGCTGCTGCACGCCCTCTTCGCGGGCGCGGCCGGCCGTCGATAG
- a CDS encoding GyrI-like domain-containing protein: protein MKVDLKKQLPWYTARRGDFEVVDVPPQRYLMVDGHGDPNTPAYADAVSTIFGVAYKLKFLSKRELDRDYVVMPLEALWWSDDMATFTSARDKSRWDWTALNLVPEWITDELFERALAAATVAAPLRLESLAEGRCVQTLHVGPFDEEGPVLAAMHDEFIPGHGLRMTGRHHEIYLSDIRRTDPARLRTILRQPVGEG, encoded by the coding sequence ATGAAGGTCGACCTCAAGAAGCAGCTGCCCTGGTACACCGCCCGTCGAGGTGACTTCGAGGTCGTCGACGTGCCCCCGCAGCGGTATCTGATGGTCGACGGCCACGGCGACCCGAACACGCCCGCCTACGCCGACGCCGTGTCGACGATCTTCGGCGTCGCGTACAAGCTGAAGTTCCTCAGCAAGCGCGAGCTCGACCGCGACTACGTCGTCATGCCGCTGGAGGCCCTGTGGTGGTCGGACGACATGGCGACCTTCACGAGCGCGCGCGACAAGTCACGATGGGACTGGACCGCACTGAACCTGGTCCCCGAGTGGATCACCGACGAGCTGTTCGAGCGGGCGCTCGCCGCCGCGACGGTCGCCGCTCCACTGCGGCTCGAGAGCCTGGCGGAGGGGCGCTGCGTGCAGACGCTGCACGTCGGGCCCTTCGACGAGGAGGGCCCCGTCCTCGCCGCCATGCATGACGAGTTCATCCCCGGCCACGGGCTGCGGATGACCGGCCGGCACCACGAGATCTACCTCAGCGACATCCGCCGCACCGATCCGGCGAGGCTCCGCACCATCCTGCGGCAGCCGGTCGGCGAGGGGTGA
- a CDS encoding NUDIX hydrolase encodes MTTAPASAVPRRIHVSAAVILDDEGRLLVVRKAGTTAFMQPGGKPEPGEAPDETLSRELAEELGLSVSPHDLRPLGSFTAAAANEPGFLVVADVFAADIGAQSPAVGAEIVELRWITRADAEHLEIAPLARENFLP; translated from the coding sequence GTGACCACTGCCCCCGCGTCGGCCGTTCCGCGCCGCATCCATGTGTCGGCGGCGGTCATCCTCGACGACGAGGGCCGGCTGCTCGTGGTCCGCAAGGCGGGGACCACCGCCTTCATGCAGCCTGGCGGGAAGCCCGAACCGGGCGAGGCGCCCGATGAGACGCTCAGCCGCGAACTGGCGGAGGAGCTCGGCCTCAGCGTCAGCCCGCACGACCTGCGACCGCTCGGCTCGTTCACTGCCGCCGCGGCGAACGAGCCCGGCTTCCTGGTCGTCGCCGACGTGTTCGCCGCCGACATCGGTGCGCAGAGCCCCGCCGTCGGCGCCGAGATCGTCGAGCTGCGATGGATCACCCGCGCTGATGCCGAGCACCTCGAGATCGCACCCCTGGCGCGGGAGAATTTCCTGCCATGA
- a CDS encoding FBP domain-containing protein has protein sequence MRPLTDTQIRASFLNASRSERKNLTLPADFDEIAWDRLDFLGWRDPKYQGIGYVVLDLDGEPVGLLMRQADTRTRTRPQCSWCSDIHLPNEVVLYTTKRAGDAGRRGDVIGSLICEGFECSQNVRKLPPSAYLGFDREAARDRRIEMLRENVANFARDVRGDA, from the coding sequence ATGCGACCTCTCACCGACACCCAGATCCGGGCGTCCTTCCTCAACGCCTCCCGGAGCGAGCGCAAGAACCTGACGCTCCCCGCCGATTTCGATGAGATCGCCTGGGACCGCCTCGACTTCCTCGGCTGGCGCGATCCGAAGTACCAGGGCATCGGCTACGTCGTGCTCGACCTCGACGGCGAGCCGGTCGGGCTGCTCATGCGTCAGGCCGACACCCGCACGCGCACCCGGCCGCAGTGCTCCTGGTGCTCCGACATCCATCTGCCCAACGAGGTCGTGCTCTACACGACCAAGCGGGCGGGTGACGCCGGCCGGCGCGGCGACGTGATCGGCTCCCTCATCTGCGAGGGCTTCGAGTGCTCGCAGAACGTGCGCAAGCTCCCGCCGTCGGCGTATCTCGGGTTCGACCGCGAGGCGGCCCGCGACCGGCGCATCGAGATGCTCCGCGAGAACGTCGCGAACTTCGCGCGGGACGTCCGCGGCGACGCCTGA
- a CDS encoding DNA polymerase IV, translated as MLHVDLDQFIAAVEILRRPELAGKPVIVGGRGDPTERAVVSTASYEAREFGVGSGMPLRIAARKIPDAVLLPVDAPAYTAASDEVMATLRAQPGAVVQVLGWDEAFVGVRTDDPERNARAIQAAVLARTDLHCSVGVGDTLIRAKNATDFGKPRGVFRLTAENWLAVMGERPTRDLWGVGSKISKRLADLGIRSVAELADADEASLVTEFGPKMGLWYRQLGRGDGTAEVDDTPWVARGHSRETTFQRDLTERAEIERAARELSAQVLGDVVREGRPVVAVGLKVRYAPFVTKSFVHKIATTFDRETVTAEIMRLVDRIEPDRPLRLLGVRAEMEMPDEARQGHTPTRGGW; from the coding sequence GTGCTGCACGTCGACCTCGACCAGTTCATCGCGGCGGTCGAGATCCTGCGCCGCCCCGAACTCGCAGGCAAGCCGGTGATCGTGGGCGGGCGCGGCGATCCCACCGAGCGGGCCGTCGTGTCGACCGCGTCGTACGAGGCGCGGGAGTTCGGCGTCGGGTCGGGAATGCCGCTGCGCATCGCCGCGCGCAAGATCCCGGATGCCGTGCTCCTGCCGGTCGACGCCCCCGCGTACACGGCGGCCTCCGACGAGGTGATGGCCACCCTGCGGGCGCAGCCCGGCGCGGTGGTGCAGGTGCTCGGGTGGGACGAGGCGTTCGTGGGAGTGCGCACCGACGACCCGGAACGGAATGCCCGCGCGATCCAGGCGGCCGTACTGGCGCGCACCGACCTGCACTGCAGCGTCGGCGTGGGCGACACGCTCATCCGGGCGAAGAACGCCACCGACTTCGGCAAGCCGCGGGGCGTGTTCCGCCTGACCGCCGAGAACTGGCTCGCCGTCATGGGCGAGCGGCCCACGCGCGACCTGTGGGGTGTCGGCAGCAAGATCTCGAAGCGGCTCGCGGACCTCGGCATCCGATCGGTCGCCGAACTCGCCGACGCCGACGAGGCCTCGCTCGTCACGGAGTTCGGGCCGAAGATGGGGCTCTGGTACCGCCAGCTCGGCCGCGGCGACGGGACCGCCGAGGTCGATGACACCCCATGGGTCGCGCGCGGGCACAGCAGGGAGACCACATTCCAGCGCGATCTGACCGAGCGGGCCGAGATCGAGCGTGCCGCGCGCGAGCTCAGCGCGCAGGTGCTCGGCGACGTGGTCAGAGAGGGGCGGCCGGTCGTCGCGGTCGGGCTGAAGGTGCGCTACGCCCCGTTCGTGACGAAGTCGTTCGTGCACAAGATCGCGACCACGTTCGACCGGGAGACCGTCACGGCCGAGATCATGCGGCTCGTCGACCGGATCGAGCCCGATCGGCCGCTGCGGCTGCTCGGGGTGCGCGCCGAGATGGAGATGCCCGACGAGGCCAGACAGGGCCACACCCCCACGCGGGGCGGATGGTGA
- a CDS encoding helix-turn-helix transcriptional regulator: MASGMALDRARSDIDVISRAGLPLTTFMDEATTAVQKAVPFVGACLSTMDPATALVSSTRKFDALEGSNDADVQWAQIEYGADDPTAMTAILVSGRVAASVHDAMAGDVERSVRMSRLMLPHFGFRDEARVVFADRTGAWGAISIFRGTDDAPFTAADVEFLRTVAPAFTRGIRTGLLADVSTRGARSAIGPAVVIFDAQDRIVQSSHGADVQLARMSDVPNTGDPLTTVQALVSWARRFARGEVEGVPRIRLRASDGVWLVLRAAPLGGIGERAGDVVVTIEEARPQEVIDLVAAAFGLTLREREVVALVLRGSDTREIAAALHLSPYTVQDHLKSVFEKAGVASRRELVARVYFDQYVPRNGGELAADGWFA, translated from the coding sequence ATGGCCTCGGGGATGGCTCTCGATCGCGCGCGCAGCGACATCGATGTGATCTCGCGCGCCGGGCTGCCGCTCACCACCTTCATGGACGAGGCGACGACCGCCGTGCAGAAGGCCGTCCCGTTCGTCGGCGCCTGCCTGTCGACGATGGACCCGGCGACCGCGCTCGTCTCGAGCACGCGCAAGTTCGACGCGCTCGAAGGCTCGAACGACGCCGATGTGCAGTGGGCTCAGATCGAGTACGGCGCCGACGACCCCACCGCCATGACGGCGATCCTCGTGTCCGGCCGGGTCGCGGCGAGCGTCCACGATGCGATGGCCGGCGACGTGGAGCGGTCGGTGCGCATGAGCCGGCTGATGCTGCCCCATTTCGGCTTCCGCGATGAGGCCAGGGTCGTGTTCGCGGATCGGACGGGCGCGTGGGGTGCGATCTCGATCTTCCGCGGCACCGACGACGCGCCGTTCACCGCGGCTGACGTCGAGTTCCTGCGGACCGTCGCGCCGGCGTTCACCCGCGGCATCCGGACCGGGCTTCTCGCCGACGTCAGCACGCGCGGCGCCCGCAGCGCCATCGGCCCCGCGGTGGTGATCTTCGACGCCCAGGACCGGATCGTGCAGTCGAGCCACGGCGCGGATGTGCAGCTGGCGCGGATGTCGGACGTGCCGAACACCGGCGACCCCCTGACCACGGTCCAGGCACTCGTGAGCTGGGCACGCCGGTTCGCCCGGGGCGAGGTCGAGGGCGTCCCCCGCATCCGCCTGCGCGCGAGCGACGGCGTCTGGCTCGTGCTCCGCGCGGCGCCGCTCGGGGGCATCGGCGAGCGCGCGGGCGACGTCGTCGTGACCATCGAGGAGGCCCGGCCGCAGGAGGTCATCGACCTGGTGGCCGCGGCGTTCGGCCTCACCCTCCGCGAGCGCGAGGTCGTGGCCCTGGTGCTGCGCGGATCGGACACCCGCGAGATCGCCGCAGCCCTGCACCTCTCGCCGTACACCGTGCAGGACCACCTGAAGTCGGTGTTCGAGAAGGCCGGCGTCGCGAGCCGGCGCGAGCTCGTCGCCCGCGTGTACTTCGATCAGTACGTGCCCCGCAACGGCGGCGAACTGGCCGCCGACGGGTGGTTCGCCTAG
- a CDS encoding SulP family inorganic anion transporter, which produces MTVVPSAGESAARYRIEPTVRQALRSPRLLTREVLAGLVVAIALIPEAIAFSVVAGVDPRVGLFSSFVLAVVIAFTGGRPAMITAAAGAVALVIAPLAREYGPDYLIVTVVCAAVIQIVLAVLGVAKLMRFIPRSVMVGFVNALAILIFLSQVPQLIDVPWAVYALVVAGLAILYLWPRLTRAVPAPLVAVVLLTAVVALAGISVPNVGDQGELPQSLPELLIPHVPLTWETVQIIAPYALAVALVGLLESLMTAKLVDDITDTHSRKTREAWGLGVANLASAFFGGTGGCAMIGQTMIGVKTSGARTRISTFMAGVFVLILVVALGDVVAIIPMAALVAVMIAVSVATFDWHSIRPSTLRRMPVSEILVMLVTVVCTVWTHNLAVGVIAGVLAAMVLFTRRVAHFTSVTRTLDGGTARYAVVGPLFFASSNDLTTQFEYAADPPRVVIDMSQSHVWDASSVATLDAIVTKYAQRGTEVEFTGMNDATKVFHRRLTGELNDGV; this is translated from the coding sequence GTGACCGTCGTCCCCTCCGCAGGTGAGAGCGCCGCACGCTACCGGATCGAGCCGACCGTGCGGCAGGCGCTGCGCAGCCCCCGCCTGCTCACCCGTGAGGTCCTGGCGGGTCTGGTCGTCGCGATCGCCCTCATCCCCGAGGCCATCGCGTTCTCGGTCGTGGCCGGCGTCGACCCGCGCGTCGGGCTGTTCTCGTCGTTCGTCCTCGCTGTCGTCATCGCGTTCACGGGCGGTCGGCCGGCGATGATCACCGCGGCCGCGGGCGCCGTCGCCCTGGTGATCGCGCCGCTCGCCCGCGAGTACGGCCCGGACTACCTGATCGTGACCGTCGTGTGCGCGGCCGTCATCCAGATCGTCCTTGCGGTGCTGGGTGTGGCCAAGCTCATGCGCTTCATCCCGCGCAGCGTGATGGTCGGCTTCGTCAACGCGCTGGCGATCCTCATCTTCCTGTCGCAGGTGCCCCAGCTGATCGATGTCCCGTGGGCGGTCTATGCACTCGTGGTCGCCGGCCTCGCGATCCTGTACCTCTGGCCGCGGCTCACCCGCGCCGTGCCTGCGCCGCTCGTGGCGGTCGTCCTGCTCACCGCCGTCGTCGCCCTGGCCGGCATCTCGGTGCCGAACGTGGGCGACCAGGGCGAGCTGCCGCAGAGCCTGCCCGAGCTGCTCATCCCGCACGTGCCGCTGACCTGGGAGACGGTGCAGATCATCGCGCCCTACGCGCTCGCGGTGGCGCTCGTCGGCCTGCTCGAATCGTTGATGACCGCGAAGCTCGTCGACGACATCACCGACACCCACTCCCGGAAGACCCGTGAGGCCTGGGGACTCGGCGTCGCGAACCTCGCGTCGGCGTTCTTCGGCGGCACCGGCGGCTGCGCGATGATCGGGCAGACCATGATCGGCGTGAAGACGTCGGGCGCCCGCACGCGCATCTCCACCTTCATGGCCGGGGTGTTCGTGCTCATCCTCGTCGTCGCACTGGGCGATGTGGTCGCGATCATCCCGATGGCGGCGCTCGTGGCCGTGATGATCGCCGTGTCGGTCGCCACGTTCGACTGGCACAGCATCCGCCCGTCGACCCTCCGCCGCATGCCGGTCAGCGAGATCCTGGTCATGCTCGTGACCGTCGTCTGCACCGTCTGGACGCACAACCTCGCGGTCGGCGTGATCGCGGGGGTGCTCGCGGCCATGGTCCTCTTCACGCGCAGGGTCGCGCACTTCACGTCCGTCACCCGCACGCTCGACGGCGGCACCGCCCGTTACGCCGTGGTCGGCCCGCTGTTCTTCGCCTCGAGCAACGACCTGACCACCCAGTTCGAGTACGCCGCCGACCCGCCGAGAGTCGTCATCGACATGTCGCAGTCGCACGTGTGGGACGCCTCCTCGGTCGCGACCCTCGACGCCATCGTCACGAAGTACGCGCAGCGCGGCACCGAAGTGGAGTTCACCGGCATGAACGACGCGACCAAGGTGTTCCACCGGCGCCTCACCGGCGAGCTGAACGACGGCGTCTGA
- a CDS encoding PadR family transcriptional regulator — protein MTGSNTGDWFGMGARGAGQSGPGAGLWDAVEQLRGMFEQKVGAPRMARGDVRAAVLALLAEKPMHGYQIIHEIEERSDGAWKPSPGSVYPTLQLLADEGLISAEESAGRKTYSLTDAGRAEAAAAEDRSAPWETSGAGRDARHGELPKAGMKLAQATAQVARGGSPEQARQAVEVLDEARRKIYSILAQD, from the coding sequence ATGACTGGTTCGAACACGGGCGATTGGTTCGGGATGGGCGCGCGCGGCGCGGGCCAGAGCGGGCCGGGCGCCGGACTCTGGGATGCGGTCGAGCAGCTGCGCGGCATGTTCGAGCAGAAGGTCGGCGCTCCGCGGATGGCGCGTGGTGACGTCCGCGCCGCGGTGCTGGCGCTGCTGGCGGAGAAGCCGATGCACGGCTACCAGATCATCCACGAGATCGAGGAGCGCAGCGACGGCGCCTGGAAGCCGAGTCCCGGCTCCGTGTACCCCACTCTGCAGCTGCTCGCCGACGAGGGGCTGATCAGCGCCGAGGAGTCGGCCGGACGGAAGACGTACTCGCTGACCGACGCCGGTCGCGCGGAGGCCGCCGCGGCCGAGGACCGCTCCGCGCCGTGGGAGACCTCGGGTGCAGGACGCGACGCCCGGCACGGCGAGCTGCCGAAGGCCGGGATGAAGCTCGCGCAGGCAACCGCTCAGGTCGCGCGCGGCGGATCGCCGGAGCAGGCGCGGCAGGCCGTCGAGGTGCTCGACGAGGCGCGCCGCAAGATCTACTCGATCCTCGCCCAGGACTGA